DNA from Synechococcus sp. CBW1108:
GTGCACATCAAACGGAAAAGGGACTGAGGCATCGCCCAGCTCTTTCACTCGATCCATTGGCTCCAGCCGGCGTGTCATCCCGATCTTGTAGATGTCTTCGCCGAGGCTGCCGACGTTGCTGATGATGTAGACGTGGCCGGTCTTGGTGAGCATCGCCTGGCTGATAGCTCTCTTCTTCTCCTCGATCTCGGCAATCCGCTGTTGCAACTCTTCGATCTTGGAGTTGAGCTTGGCCTTGTCTTTCTCGCTGGCGAGTTGAAACTTCTCGCTCGGCCTTCTCTAGCAACTCTTGGTATTTGGCCTCTTCCTTATGCACAGGCGTGGCCAGCTGTCGCGAGTGGCTTGGGAGCAATAGGTCGCAGGTTCGAATCCTGTCGCCCCGATTGACTTCTTAGGGGTAGTCCTCCTGCCGGGCACAGAAAAGTAGTTTAGGTGGCACGCGACTCCACCACGAATTCCTTCCCCTCAGCCCAGAGGATTCCTCTCGCTTGTCGTAATGGTTGAGGTAACCGCACGGAAGCAGCGGTGGAACATGCCAGGAAGTGCAAGATCGCTGTGATCAAGGCCAATTCACCATGATTGAGCCTGGAGCGTTCTTGATAATTGGGTCAATAGGTGATCCTCATCAGAACTGGTGAGTTCCTATAAAGAAATAAAGAGCCCCCATTGCTAAGTGGGGGCTCTTCGAAGCCTTCAGCTATAGATTAAGCAATTAATCTACTCCAAGCTAGAAGCGGAATACTTCGACTGCTGGTGAATCTACTGACGCCTCGGCGCCAGTGTTAACGCTGTCGAGATAAGTGTCGAAATCGGTGGTGCCATCGGGAGCGAAGATGCCAAGGAATCCAGCAGGGACAATGATCTTCAGGTCTTTGTCGCCGGCAGCGGAGAAATCATTGCCTTCGATCTTGAACTTGAAGCTGTTGCTGGTGGACTTGCTCAGGCTCTGGTAGTCGATCGCATCACCGGCTTCAGCGGCGCTGGTCACCGTGTTGTTGGTGATCGTGAAGGTGCCAGTGGTGATGGAGCCTTCCGCCTCCGCCTCCTCGCCGAAGGTGGCCTTGATCAGATCACGCGGATCCTTGTTGTCGGAACCAACAGGATTGTCGTTGGTTTGAACGATGCGGTTGTTGTTGATGGTGATGTCGGCATCGAAGACGACGCCCTCACCAGCTTTCTCATTCACCGCAAACTCGATCCCATCACCAATGCGGGTTTGGATGTCGTTGTTCTCAATCACAGCGGTCACCTTGGTGGTGCCGTTCTTCAGCCCTTCGTTGATGGTGAATTTGATGCCCTCCGCCTTTTCGCCGCTCTCGTTGGTGCCGGCTAGGTTGTCGGTGTCGGCTTCGATCGTGTTGCCGGTGATCGTGAAGTTGTAGACACCCGAGGCTGTGAAGTCGGTGTCAGACACATTCTCCTGCAGGGTGATGGCGATGCCATCGGTGGAGCCGTCTTCCCCAGGGGCTGCACCCTTGGCGCCGGAGGTTTTCAGGGTGTTGTTCGTGATGGAGACGGTGGCTTGGGTGTTGGCACCGAAGGCATCAAGGGTGAAGCCTTCATCGCCGGCACCCGTCACGGTGTTCTGATCGACAGTGAGAAACAATCGACCGTTGTCGCCGATATTGGCGTCGATACCGTCAGCACCACCTTGGAGATTGCTAACGGTGTTCTGATCAATCACCGCGGTGAGGGTGGCGTTGCTATCGCAGGCGCCGGCCACACCGTCGGTGAAGGCATCGGAGCCAAGGTTCTCACCGCCGCGGCAGATGTTCACCTCGATGCCATCAGTGGCGTTGGTGCCGCGATCAGCAGGGAAGCCCACACCGGAGGTGAGGTTATTGTCTTTCACGGTGTTGCCGGTGATGGCGATGTAACCGTCTTTGTTGTTGCGAACGAAGATGCCTGCTTCCAGGTTGGAGTCTTCACTGGCCTTCATCCCCGACACGGTGTTGCCGGTGATGATGTTGTCGGTGCTTGTGCCGATGTTTTCGATGTAGATGCCTTCGCCTGTGGCACCAGTGATTACGTTATCTTCGATCGTTACCTTGTTGCTATTCCGCACATCGATGCCGCGACCGATGTAGCTCTCCACTGAAGAACCTTCGAGCAGGCTCAGCTCAGGGTTAGTGATGGTGTTGTCTTTGATGACCAGGTTGGTGACAGTATCGGCAAGAATCTGGTCGTTCACACGTGTGATCTTGACCTTTGAATCCTGAACCTGATTCTTGACAGTCACCTTGATTTCGGCGTTGGCATCGACACCATCGTTTTTGATGTCAACGGCGTCGCCGAGGGCGCCATTACCTTCCTTCTGAATGATCGTGTTGTTGTCGATCAAGATGGTGCCTGTAGTTTTCTCAGTCGCATCCGCTGAGCCGCCTGTGCTGAATTCAAATTTGATAGCATCTTTAACATCCCCTGTGTCAGCAACTCCGGCCTGGAGGGCATCGTTGGTTTGGGTAATCGTGTTGCTGGTCACAGTTGCATCTAGATCCACCTGCATGCCTTTCGCATCTTCGTTGATGGCGAACTCAATGCCATCACCTGAGCGGGTGGTGATGGTGTTGTTGTCGATCACCGCCTTGAGCTTCATTTTGCCCTTCAGCTGGCCCTCAGCCACGGTGAACTTGATGCCTTCCGCTTTTTCGGGCTTTTCGTTGGTTCCTGCCAGGTTGTCGGTATCCACCACGATGGTGTTGCCGGCGATGGTGAAGTCGTAGTCACCATCAGGGGTGTAATCGGTCGCTGGCAATTCCGTCAGAGTGATGGCGATGCCGTCGGTGGAGCCGTCCTCGTCATAGGCGCCGTTCGCATCCGTACGAGCCCCCTTCGCGCCTGATGTCTTGAAGACGTTGTCGCTGATGACGGCGGTGACAGCGGTCTTGGCTCCAAACACATCAAGGGTGAAGGCTTCATCGCCAGCGCCGGTAACGGTATTGCCCTTAACCGTGAGGTTCAGGGTGCCGTTGTCGCCCACATTGGTGTCGATGCCATCGGCACTGCCTTGCAGGTTGGTGACAACGTTGTTGTTCACCACGGCGGTGAGGGTGGCGTTGCTGGTGCAGGCGCCAGCGAGATCATCGCTGAAGCGGTCATCGGTACCGCCATCCTTGCTGGTTTGAATGTTGACACCACCGCGGCAGATGTTCAGCTCGATGCCGTCAGCGGCGTTTTGTCCGCTCAGGCCGCGTGAGGTGGGTGCACCCACTCCGCTTTCCTGGTTGTTGTCCTTCACCGTGTTGCCGGTGATGGCGATGTAGCCGTCTTTGTTGTTGCGAACGAAGATGCCGGCTTCGAGGTTGGTGTCGACATCCACCCGCATATCGCTCACGGTGTTGTTGCTCACCGTGTTGTTGCGGTTGGTGCCGATGTTTTCGATGTAGATGCCTTCGCCAGTGGCACCCTTCACGGTGTTTCCGGTGATGCGGATGTTGTTTCCGTTCTTCACCGCGATACCGCGGCCAATCAGGCTGCCGTTGGCATCCCCTTCAAGAGCGCTAGTGGTGGGGTTGGTGATGGTGTTGCCAGCAATCACCACATCATTGGCACCGTCGAACACGATCGCGCCTTCGCCATCCACCGAGCCGGTGAAGGTGTTGTTCCGGATGCTGACGTTGCTGGTGCTGCGGTTGGTGATCGAGGCGTTCGTGAAGCTGAAGCCTTCGATCGCACTGTCGCTGGCCACCGTCAGGGTGCCGTTGCTGATGGTCGGCGTGCGGTTGACGCTGCCGGCGCCATAGATCTCGCGCAGGTCTGCCGTGCCGTATTGGGTGTCCAGATCGGGTGCATTGCGGCCATTGCTCAGTACCGCGCTCTTGGGTATGGCCAGGCTGCTGCCGCCTAGGTCTGTGGCGTTGCCATCGGCCACCAAAATCACATCGCTGTTGCCGGCATTCACGGCGGCCGTGAGGCTGGTGTAATCGCAATCGTTGCCACTGGCGTTGCTGCCGACGCAACGGATCACCCAATCTTCATTGGTGTCAGGATTATCAGCTTTTTGGGTGCCCTTGTTGATCCGTACTTGGCTGATGCGCACGTCAATTTCACGCTCCACAGGCAGGCCACGCTGGGCCAGAAGGGCCCGCTCAGCGCGGGAGATTTCCGCTCCAGCATCGCCGTTGAGCGGCTGGGTGCCGTAGCGGATGTAGCCGGTCGCTTTGCTTTCAAAAATGTCGTCGTAGCTGTAGGTGGCACCTACAGCGAAGTTGTCGGCGATGCGCGCTTCAGCCCGGGCGCTGAAGCCAGAGCTGTCTGGGCCGTCGGCCACTGTGGCGTCGAGGTAGTAGTAGCCGGCATAGAGCCACAGGCCACCCTGGTCCCATCTGGCCACGGGAGTGCCGACTTCCAGGTCCAGACCGCCGTAGCTGGTGATCCAGTCTTGGTAGGTGTTCTTGAGATACAGACTGTTATTGCTCAGATAGGCGCCTGAATACCCCCGACCCACCTCTTTATTGCTGTCGCTCAAGGGGATGTAGCCGTTGGCGCGCAGCTCAACGTTTTTGTTGAGCGCTTCAAGGCCCACGCCGGCCTGCCAGTTGTAATCACCTTCATAAGGGGTGGTGTCGGCACCGGCGTTGACACCAAACATCCAGTCCTTACCACTACTCATCCAGCGGTAGCCCAGGCGGGTGCTGGCACCGAAGTTGCTGTCGTTGAGATCTCCGCCGAAATTCCAGTTGGCAAAACCATCCACGAACAGCACGTTCCCGTCTTTTGACTGGGAGAGGGGCGCGTAGATATAGCCACTCAAAGTATTGAATGTCCCTGCGCCCTGGCTCTGGAAGCGCAAACCACCATTTGTCTTTACTTGTGGAACGCTTCTATCTGTTGAATCCTCAGCGTGCGCGGCAGTCCCCGACAAAATTAGCGCTAGGCCAACCGCAGCAGAACGAAAGCGCATTTGTCCAAAAAATATTCTCAGCTATTTCAAGTCCCTGCCCCATCTCGAACGTTATTGATCTATTAAGAAGCGGTTACACCAAGCCCACTCGATCGGATAAGTCTTACTTTTGTCTCAGCCTTGTACCGACTGGAGTGTCTGGCTTGTGTAGCGGATGCGGCCCGATGTTCCGAAAGGCATGTCAGGCGGAGATGAGGCGCTAGAGCCCAGGCACGCAAGTCCGTAAGACTTGCCTTAGCACTGGTGCCAGGTCGAGCGCCTGTGTTGTTGGCAGAGGTTCGGGTGAGGAGTCGCCACGTCTGTTAACCCAGGTAGTAGTCCATCGCGGTGACTTTCAGGAAAGTTGTCACTCCTTGGCTGCCATTCAGGCGGCCTTGATTAAGGGTAGCGCCAGGACCGGATCGGGCTCTTCTGTTGGCTTGTTTATCCACACTTCTGCCGGTTGACTCCAGCAGCGGGTGGCACCGCTCCAGCGCGTTGGATTGGCACGGCGGGCGGCCTCGTAGACATCAGTGCGCTGCTGGCAAATGGCCTTGGCAGCTCCACTGTGGCGCTGGTGGGGCGTCACGAATTTGATCGCGCTGTGGTGGTGCCGGTGGTTGTACCAATCCACAAATGCTGCCACCCATTCACAGGCCTCCTCTTTGTTGGCGAATGGCCGGCTGGGGTAGTCGGGGCGGTATTTGACCGTACGGAAAAGGGATTCCGAGTATGGGTTGTCGTTTGAGACCCTTGGCCTGGAGAAGGATCTGAGCACGCCCATCTCCTCGAGCCGTGATTCCAGCGTCGCCCCGCGCATTGCATTGCCGTTGTCGGCGTGGAGGATTAGTGGCTGCTGCTGGCACTGGCGGCGGCCAAAGCCGTTGGGGCGGTGGTAGCGCTCCTTGAGGCAGGCCCGCTGCACCAGATCCGCGGCGATCTGAGCCGACTCCACCTCGGCCACATCCCAGGCCACCACTTTGCGGCTCCAGACGTCGATCACCAGGTAGAGGTAGAGCCACACACCCCGCACCGTGGTCGGCAGGAAGCTGATGTCCCAGCTCCAAACCTGGTTCGGGCCATCCGCCCTGAGGCGCGGCACCGAGCGCGGTTCTTGAGGCAGCCTGGCCCTCCCCCGGCGGTGGCACTGACCCGCCTGGTGCAGCACCCGATAGAAGCTGCTCTCTGAACCAATAAAGAGCTTTTGATCGGACAGTGCCGGCACGATCTGCCCTGGCGGCAGCGCGGCGTACTCCGGCTGGTTGCACGTCAGCAGGATTCGCTGGCGCTCTTCCTCGCTCAGGCGGTGACCCACCAGCCGAGCACTGCCTTTACGGCGATCCACGCCGTCCCCATCACCCAGGAAGGCCTTCCGCCAGCGTTTGAGGGTGCGCAGGCAGATGCCGATCACACCACAGGCCCTCACCAGGCCGGCGCCCGCAGCATTGGCCTCCCCGATCAGCTCGATCACCTTCCGCCGGTGCACGGCGCTGGTCAGCCTTCCTCTTCCTCCGAACAGAAGGCATCCCACTTTTTTTGCAGCACCAGCAAAGCCGCCATCTCCGCCATGGCCTTCTCCTTGCGCTGCAGCTCCTTTCTGAGGGCTTTGATCTCCCGCTGGTCCTGGGCGCGGAGCTTCTCGAGCTCCTTCTGTTCGGCCATCGTCAGCACCGGCTTGGCGTTGGCATCCTGGGCCGCCTGCCGCCAACGGCTCACCTGCTCAGGGAACAGGCCCCGCTCGCGGCAGTAGGCGCTGAGTTCGGTGGCATTGAGCCCGGCGCTTTCCAGCACCACCGTGAACTTGTCGGCGGCGTTCCAGCCCTCTGGTTCCTTCTCGGATGCCGGCACCACCTCTCCCTGCAACCGCCAGGCCTTCCTCCATTTGTAGAGGGTCATCACGTGAATGCCCAGCTCCTCTGAAATCCGGGCCACGCTCTGCCTGTGGGGCGGGTGCATCCGTCTCCTCACATCAGCCTTAACGGCCTCGCTGTATCGGCGCATTGGTCATGTCCTCAAGCCCCCGGATGGATGGATCAAAGGGGTGACATCTTTCCTGAAACCGGGGGGGGCGCATCGACAAGCGCGCTGGTGCTTCTGCGAACCACACGTTTGCGGACAGATCTGCCACTGTGCCTCCCAGCCAATCGCAGCCAGATGAGACGGTCCGATCTCGAGCGCTTGGTGGCTGATGCAGAAACCAGCCAGGAGCTCCAGCAGACCCTGAGCCAGTGCCGCAGCCGCGAGGAGCTGCTGCACACCGCCCGTTGCCTGGGCTATCGCGTCACCAAAGGCGATCTGCTGAATGCCTGGCTGGAGCACCACAACGCAGCGGAAGTTCAAGCAGCCTATAAAGCCTCCAATTACTGAGCCTCAACGCTTCTGCAAGAACTAGCCAGTGCCCGAGCCCGCTCGAGCCACGGAGCCAGGCCGGGCGCGGCAGCATGTAACGAATTCGTTACATGGCTCTCATGACTGTCGGGGAAGTCTTTCTGGAGTCCCTCTCCAGCGGCGTGATCACGGAACGAGAGATCTCCTGGGTTGCTTCCCAGCAGGGTGCCTTTGCCCGCCACGAGGAAGCCCTGGCGCTTCGGTTGGGGCGCTTGGTCGACGAGGGGCAGATCAACCTTGGCTGCCGCCTGCCTAGTCGTCTTGTCCAGCACAAGCTCGTGCTGAACGAATGGATCGAACCGCTGGGCCGGCGCCGCGGCATAGCGGCCGTCTGCGCCTGACACAGCAGCAGCTCGTATGACGCAAGACCACACACTGCAGTACTGGCAGAACATGCGCATCGCCATGGAAGCTGCTGGCGCAACCTCAAGTGCCATTGACAAACGCGCCGTGGCGATCACCCAGGGGCTGCCAGATCCCCTCTCAGCTCAGGATTCAGCTGAGGGGTAACTGCAAGTCCCCCCTGATGTGGGGGTTGCGCCGCCGATGGCGGCGCTCCTTTCGCCTGGATCACGGGCAGAAATCACACAACTCCAGTTCTCAAGTCTTGGGCTCGCTGTTGCTTTGGTGCACCGGCCCACCTATGCCGCCTGTTGCTCATCGCCCACGGATGGTGGATGGCCCACCAGTTCAGAAGACTCACAAGCGGTGATCCAGCTACGCAGCAGCGGGTAGCGCTGAACCATCGCGGCATATTCAGCTGATTGGCGGTAGGAGGATTCCAGAAGCCGGTAGTCAAGGTCCGGCTGCATGGACTGCTGCTCTCCTGAAACCAGCTCTGCTGCTAGCGCGAGATGCCTGCGGCCTGGTTGATCAGATGTCATGGAGATCAAAAGGGCGCCAAGGGCTGTGGCAAAGCGCTCTGCATCAACCCTGCTGGCGCCGGTTGGCGGTTGCTGCTCCTGTCAGTGGGAGCAGACAGAAGGCGTCGCTAATAGCCGAACGAACGACAGCGGAGCACCCCCTTGCGCCGCATGTTCACAACCTGTTACATTGGCGTCAACACTTCGTCACAACCATGACTGAGTCCACTTCTCGCTTCGGGTTTGTCGCTTTCGCTGAAACCTGGAATGGCCGTTTTGCAATGCTTGGTTTTGTGATCGGTCTTGGCACCGAGCTCCTGACAGGTCAGGGCATCCTTTCCCAAATTGGCCTGGGTTGAACGCCATGCAAACCGACTACACCGTTGCAATTTCGGTCGTTGCCCTGATCACTGCCGTGCTCTCGGCAATGACGATTTACGTGCTGAGCCGTCCTACGGACCTGGCCAAGAGGGTTGAGTGATTTCCGCAATCACACTCCTTATCGATGCCTGGATTGTTGGTGCTCTCAACCAGCCGGACCTAGCCGATTGAGCATTTAGCTCTTGTTTGTTCAGCTTTCCAGCAATTGTTCCGCCACCCAAAGCCATGACCAACACTCCTTCTAACGACCAATCATTCGATACCAGCTCCGAACAGCTGACCCTCATCGAGCAGCTCAAGCAAGTTGAACTGTTTAACGGCCGTGCAGCCATGCTTGGCATCGTCATCGGCATCGTGGTGGAAGGCCTCACCGGTTTTGGTATTGCCCATCAGATCGGCCTTGGCGCTTTATTTGATGGCTATGCCGCCTGCCGTACCCAGTTCCTGCCTTTCTGCTTCTGAGCACCTTCAGGCCTTTTGTTTTCTGACCCCTAGGTAATGCCTGGGGGTTTTTGTTTGGCGCCAATGGATTAACCGGCGGCCTCTTGGACCGCCAACTGGCCGGCTAAACGGACCAACGCAGGGGCGGCTCGAGCTCTTGGGGCTCTTCTTCCAGCTGGATTAGCCACCAGGCTGCTGGATAGGCGGGCTCGGGCTGATCGCCACGCCGCTCCAGGTGACGCAACTCCTCGGGACGTAGGCCAAAGGCGGCCACCAATTGGAACGCCAGGTGGTGCCCAACAGTCCGGTAACCGCTCGCCATCAACGGCCCAGCGGAGCAGCGCCGCGGTCTGCTGAACCTGCATCTGCCGAGCTCGGGCTCCAGGCTGCTGAAACCAGCGACTGATCACGGCGTCCAGCAGCTGGCGCGACTGGCTTGGTGCCGGATGCCTCTGCATCACGGCAATCACTTAGCGCATCCGTGGCTGCCAGATCTTGCCCCAGGTGCTGCTCTTCAGTTCTCCACTGCTGATCTTGCGTTCGCGGTAGCTGTCGATCAGTGCAGGCTAGTTGATCGGACCATCAGGGTCTGGTTCTAATGACGGCTCGTTCTCGGCTGGGCAGTTTGCATTGATCGTGTCCTTCTCTGTGTCCTGGCTGCCGAGCTGCAGCTGCAGCTGCAGGGCCTGGTCGAGAGGCGTTCCCGCCACGAAGGCTTCTCTTGCTGCAACCGCCCCCGCTGCAATGTCTTCGGCATGGGCCGCTGACCAGGGACAGCCCATCAGCACCTGGCTCTGCCTTCCATCCCCAGCGCCGGCCGTGACCCGCAACCTGGCCTTCCCTCTGTAGGGACTGACAGAGACCACCCTCTCGCAAACCCCCGCGCCTGCATCCTCAGGGCCAGCAGGGCGCTCACGGGATCGGGCTTTCGGGCGGGCGCCGAGCGGGCCATGCGTGGGAAGGGGCGGAACTGCTCATAAGTGTGAGCAGAAGTATGAGCAATTTGCCCACAGAGCTTGGCACGGGTGGGCAAGAGCGGTCAGCGGCTTTCATCCTGAAAGCCATTGCCCTGACTGGGATTTGAGCCAAATTCAAGGCCCTGACGGAAACGCCCCCTGTTGGATTCGAACCAACGACCGGCTGCTTAGAAGGCAGCTGCTCTATCCGGCTGAGCTAAGGGAGCTGGGTGGGTCGTTCAGGGGTGGCTGTCACCGCCCCACGACCTTGAACCATGATCGCCCAGCCCCTGTCGGCTCCACAAGTTCCCCAGCTCAGGCAAGATTGATGGCTACTCGGCTCCGCCCATGCCTTCCAAACTGTTGCTTGCCACCTTTCCCTGCTGGCCATGGGCACACCGCTGGCTGCCAGGGCCATGAATCTGGACCAGGCCTGTGAAAGGTTTGCCAGCAGACTCACTGCTGCCCAGGCCTCAGGTGACAGCCAGCAGGCCCAGACCACATATCAGAAGGGCAGCCAGCGCATCGCCGCCAACTTCAATGGCGCCACCTGCCCGAACGTCCAGCCGCCCAAGCCTTGAGTCCAAAGGTCTGTGCCCCTAGAGTGGACAGCTGCGCTTGTCTTGTCCCATGGCTGCCACCCGGCTTTCCGACAGCCAGAAAATCGAGATCGTGGCGCGATACCGCGCAGGGGAGGGCAGCAGTGAGCTGGCTGGGGTTTTTGGCTGTAGTGCAATCACCGTCAGTCGAGCTGTCAAGGCTGCCCTCGAACCCGCCGAATACGACCAGCTCAAACAGCAGCGCAGTCGCCCGGCCAAAGCAGCCCCTGTGCAGCTGCTGGACCCGCCCCAACCCCCGCAAATCCAGCCCGAAACAGCAGCAGAAGATGACGGCGTTGCCGTGCTGGCGATCGAAGATGCGGATGATTTTGGCGATGACTTCAGCGATGATTTCAGCGACGACGAACTTGCCGATCAGTTCGTTGAGGTGACCCCGCTTCTGGCCGAT
Protein-coding regions in this window:
- a CDS encoding chlorophyll a/b-binding protein, with translation MTNTPSNDQSFDTSSEQLTLIEQLKQVELFNGRAAMLGIVIGIVVEGLTGFGIAHQIGLGALFDGYAACRTQFLPFCF
- a CDS encoding chlorophyll a/b-binding protein: MTESTSRFGFVAFAETWNGRFAMLGFVIGLGTELLTGQGILSQIGLG
- a CDS encoding right-handed parallel beta-helix repeat-containing protein; this translates as MRFQSQGAGTFNTLSGYIYAPLSQSKDGNVLFVDGFANWNFGGDLNDSNFGASTRLGYRWMSSGKDWMFGVNAGADTTPYEGDYNWQAGVGLEALNKNVELRANGYIPLSDSNKEVGRGYSGAYLSNNSLYLKNTYQDWITSYGGLDLEVGTPVARWDQGGLWLYAGYYYLDATVADGPDSSGFSARAEARIADNFAVGATYSYDDIFESKATGYIRYGTQPLNGDAGAEISRAERALLAQRGLPVEREIDVRISQVRINKGTQKADNPDTNEDWVIRCVGSNASGNDCDYTSLTAAVNAGNSDVILVADGNATDLGGSSLAIPKSAVLSNGRNAPDLDTQYGTADLREIYGAGSVNRTPTISNGTLTVASDSAIEGFSFTNASITNRSTSNVSIRNNTFTGSVDGEGAIVFDGANDVVIAGNTITNPTTSALEGDANGSLIGRGIAVKNGNNIRITGNTVKGATGEGIYIENIGTNRNNTVSNNTVSDMRVDVDTNLEAGIFVRNNKDGYIAITGNTVKDNNQESGVGAPTSRGLSGQNAADGIELNICRGGVNIQTSKDGGTDDRFSDDLAGACTSNATLTAVVNNNVVTNLQGSADGIDTNVGDNGTLNLTVKGNTVTGAGDEAFTLDVFGAKTAVTAVISDNVFKTSGAKGARTDANGAYDEDGSTDGIAITLTELPATDYTPDGDYDFTIAGNTIVVDTDNLAGTNEKPEKAEGIKFTVAEGQLKGKMKLKAVIDNNTITTRSGDGIEFAINEDAKGMQVDLDATVTSNTITQTNDALQAGVADTGDVKDAIKFEFSTGGSADATEKTTGTILIDNNTIIQKEGNGALGDAVDIKNDGVDANAEIKVTVKNQVQDSKVKITRVNDQILADTVTNLVIKDNTITNPELSLLEGSSVESYIGRGIDVRNSNKVTIEDNVITGATGEGIYIENIGTSTDNIITGNTVSGMKASEDSNLEAGIFVRNNKDGYIAITGNTVKDNNLTSGVGFPADRGTNATDGIEVNICRGGENLGSDAFTDGVAGACDSNATLTAVIDQNTVSNLQGGADGIDANIGDNGRLFLTVDQNTVTGAGDEGFTLDAFGANTQATVSITNNTLKTSGAKGAAPGEDGSTDGIAITLQENVSDTDFTASGVYNFTITGNTIEADTDNLAGTNESGEKAEGIKFTINEGLKNGTTKVTAVIENNDIQTRIGDGIEFAVNEKAGEGVVFDADITINNNRIVQTNDNPVGSDNKDPRDLIKATFGEEAEAEGSITTGTFTITNNTVTSAAEAGDAIDYQSLSKSTSNSFKFKIEGNDFSAAGDKDLKIIVPAGFLGIFAPDGTTDFDTYLDSVNTGAEASVDSPAVEVFRF
- a CDS encoding helix-turn-helix domain-containing protein, with protein sequence MAATRLSDSQKIEIVARYRAGEGSSELAGVFGCSAITVSRAVKAALEPAEYDQLKQQRSRPAKAAPVQLLDPPQPPQIQPETAAEDDGVAVLAIEDADDFGDDFSDDFSDDELADQFVEVTPLLADQPGEPARCQPLAEAPLPASVYMLVDKIVELQARPLKEFPELGLLPDGEGDRQALLVFANPRQAKRHCGRSQRVIKVPDTRVLERTAPYLIAQGISRVVIEGSLYSLPGS
- a CDS encoding Nif11-like leader peptide family natural product precursor; protein product: MRRSDLERLVADAETSQELQQTLSQCRSREELLHTARCLGYRVTKGDLLNAWLEHHNAAEVQAAYKASNY